The Camelus dromedarius isolate mCamDro1 chromosome 19, mCamDro1.pat, whole genome shotgun sequence genome segment GGTTTTCTGGAAACATTACCTCTATTTACTCGCCAATAGCAATTTAAGATCCAGTAGCCTTGTACCCATTTGGGTGACATTGGTGTTTTCTATTTCCATAATCTAGCACAGTACCAGGCATAAAGTAAGTAcacaaaaaatgtttgttgaatgactgaatgactCATTTGATTGGGGTACATgagatttctatttctattttttccaagCATAACACTTGTTGGTGTGTTTTTTCATTACATGATATACTTACTGGGGAACCAtgaattttcatttgtcttgtcAAATCATTAGTATCCATAGATATCTTAGTTAcaccttttaactttttattaaaggGCAATGTTCATTTCTAACTTAATGATTTGAATTATGTTCTTCAGTTCCCTTCAGTCAAGGGGAAAATGTTTCTAGAATTTAATAAAGTACTTGGCACTCCTTGGTgtttaaaatgtcctttatttAATTAGTCACTCCTGGCAACATTCGTGTGAGATATGAACTTCATTTGATAAtatgcaaaactgaaaatgaagcCCTGGACCAGCTAGGAAAGTGACGAGGATGTTCTGCAAGTAATTTCTATGAAAATCCATCTTCCGGAATGAAAGACAAATCTATTAAGTAAATTCAGGTTTTGCCAAACACAAAGCTGCTTTTCTATCCTCCTGACTTTTTCAACTTGGGCCTTTGGTAATCATCTCTGGGAAAGAAGGTCTTTCCCCATCCAGCGATGGGTCGGCCAAATAGAAAGTAGGCATCAGTGAGTTCCTTCTGGACTGTGGGCTTCAAGAAGAAATGGGGACACTGCTATCCAGCACCTGGAGACCCTAAAGATTCGGGGATCCGTTTCTTTGCCCTCTGTTCTGATTGAACAGTGTATCGTAGTCAGAAGGTGGGGCCTACAGTCTCGCAGCACAGAATTCTCAGTGATCAGAAGCTTCAGGTCTCCCTGGGGTGGGAACCCTTGCTGTAGCAGTGACCGTGAGATCCTGTAATTTCCAAATCAAATCAAGGACTTTGTGAGGAATAGAGtagaggaaggaaagagcaggCGTTTAGAAAGATGAAGAGCCCAGTTGGCCACTGGGTTTGGACCCTTGTTTTAACTTTTCCCCACGACACCCAGCCTCTACAATCCAGCCACAACTCAAACCCGAGGTCTTTCTGTGCAGAGAGAAGTTAGACGGTTAAAACTTCTGAGGTTCTTGGGCTCAGCGCCTCCGTTAGCCTTTGGCATTGAACCCAAATGTTGTCAGGTATCTTTTCCAGGCAAATGCAGCTGGAAGGGGCTTTGGGGGTCAGACTCTAACCCAGAGGTGCTGTTCACCTGTCAGCTCTCTGCTTCAGCTTTGCGCTGCCCCAGCGATCTTTAATTAATCGACTGTTTGAAGAAGACCAACTTCTTCTTGCATTTTCCTGCAGTCCCCCTTCCAGTGACTTTATGTCCCCCCGAACTCTTTTCTTCCCCACAGCTTTCCCTCAAGATCTGAAATTCCCTCTGACATCTCGGGCCAGCCCCCAGCTGGGTGCTTTTTTGTATATTACTTCTGGAATCCTCTCAGCTCCACCAGGAGGTTGATGTTGGAAAATAACCCAGATGCAGAGGTGTGGGTGACCCTGCTGGAAGGAAGCCATCATTGAAGAACCCCCAGAAATGGCAGGGGGTGTTGTCTCAAATTTACCCCAGAGGAAGCTGTGAGGTGTGAGGTCTGATGACTGGTTCAAGAGCTCCAGGCTGTCAAGTGTGGCTTTGGCCCAACTGAAGACCTTCTGACCTACCGTCCAGGGTCTTCTGGGCTATTTTAAGCTCTGTTGCTTCTGGCTATTTCTTgtggttaccaaaaaaaaaaaaaaaaaaaaaaaaagaacaaagaaaaagaaacaaacaaacaaacaaaaaaccattgATGAGGGTAAAACAGGGTACAGAATTTAGCAATAGTAAGTACATAGCTaaataaagaaagagagggaCGAGAGCCTGGGCAGGGGAACAGCTGGCGGGGTCAGAAGACCGAACGTCACATGCACTCAAAGCCAGTTTGACCCAAGCGTCTCTCGCTCTGTGATCTCAGCAGGCTTTCGTGGACACTGAGAAACTTTCCATTAGGTTTCCCTGGTTTCTGACTTGGGCACAGAGGTGATGTCATGATGAAATGAACGCGGGAAAAGCGCTTTGTGTACCCCGCGGCCCCAAGCAGAAGGAAGACGAGGAAGCTGCACTGTGGAAACGGGGCCCTTTTCTTTCGCTCCCTTTCTACAGTCAGCTGTCAGCATGAAACGCTAAGGGCAGTTTTCTTAGTGGAATACATATTAGTTTATGTCCTGGAGTGAGAATTTATAAGAATGTACATTTTGTAGAAATAAGCAAGTACCGGTTGAACTCTGGGACTTCAGTGCACAGCCTACCATTTTCGGAGTGGCCAAGTCACAGGTCTGTACTGGTTCCCAACTTCTTTAGAACTCTAGCCTACCTGACCACTGCCTTCAACTTAAAGTTGGGGGCATCCGTTTTGATCTAATGTTCAAGCGGGGATGAAGAATTGCTGTTCTCATCACCATCTTCTACTATTTCCCATACTAGAGAAATGATCAGTGGTATATTACAAAAGGGCCTCAGGAAAGCCAGGAGGGTCGGGAGAACCACGTTTCCCACGTGGTGGTTTCCCACGTGACCACGAAGAGCATAAACATCAGGTAGCACTCAGTAGATGCAAAGAGAAGATTGATTCTGATTCTTGTAAAAATGTCTAGCATTGTCAAAGGCAGAAGACCCTCGAAGCATGTCAGGTGAGGGACAGTGAAGGACACCACAGCAGTGAAGTCCTAACTTGCAAACGTTCTTTACCCTGTAACCGTAGGGTTGTAAATTCAGGGCAGAAAAGGCAAATTATTACAGATGCTTTTATGCATGAGATCTCTGGAGGGATGGAACCATGCCAAGAATGAAGAGacagccaaaataaacaaaggaagagCTGATGCAATTATCTGGATATATTAGGAGAAAAGGCTCTAAAAATGATTGGATTGGTTTAGACAAGCACACTGAGGCGAGGATGCCTTCGTTTATTCATCCCTATTGTTAATTTCACTTGATGTGGACAGTGGATGCCCAGAGggctattaaaaattaaaattagcaaaATTTTAGTCATCATTTCAGGAAAGATTGCTCTTTGTGGCTACTGTATTGAAGAAATGATTTGCTATAAAGAATTTTAAGTAGATACATGAAAGTTACGTAAACGATATTGGGGTTGATTGAGTCATTCACTTGGGGACATACAGACCAGACTGCATGCACCTGAATCGTGCAGTGGGGTCTGATTTCTAAAACAAGTACAGACTGACCCGCCAGTTCTGGAGAATTTCCCTGGGTCCTTTCTTATCATCATTTTCTCTGCTCCCGAAGCTTACCAAATGGAGTTGGCAACCACCTGGTTAACGCGTGAGCTTTCAGCTGAGGTGGGAAAACCACCAACAGCCAATGATAACTCCAGTCTTGCGTTCTAAGGGAAAGGTTGTTCAGATAACACCCAGTGGAAACTAAAGAGCACAGTGGAAAATGTTATGCTCTAGCAGTTAAGTGCAAAATGCAGGATGCAAACTTGCACCTCCTGTGTTTTTAGTAAAATCAAAATGTGTATGTCTAGAGACAAGAGGAAGATGCGAGTGCAGGATGTGAAAACACCATATGCACAAACTATCTGTAACATTACGCTGTCTTTATAATTAAGGTGTTATTGGAAAAATTAGGTACTTTGTCCACAGATCCACAGATACAAATATAGATCACAAATCACAAAATGGAAATCACAAATACAGGATTCCCACACTAATGTGATAAGGGaaatagggaaatgcaaactagaGCACTCGatcagtaagtatttttttaaattgaggtacagtccatttacaatgtgttagtttcaggtgtacagcatagtgattcagttgtacatatagatagattccttttcgtattctttttcaatatgggctattacaagatactgaatatagccccctgtgctatacggtaggacctcgttgtttatctgtttcatagacagtagttagtatccgcagatctccaactcccaatttatccctccccaccccactttcccctctggtaaccataagtttgttttctatgtctgtgagtctctttctgttttgtaaataacttcatttgtgtcttttttttttttttttgattccacatataagtgatatatggtatttttctctttctggcttaattcacttagtaggACAATCTCctgttccatccatgttgctgcaaatggctttaatttcattctttctatggctgagcagcattccattgtgtaaatataccacaaattcttgatccagtcatctgtcgaaggacatttaggctgcttctatgtcttagctattgttaatagtgctgctgtgaacattggggtgcgtgtatatttttgaattagagttttctccagatatatgcccagaagtgggattgctggatcacagggtaagtctatattcaggtttttaaggaatctctatactgttttccatagtggctgcaccagactacattcccaccaacggtgtagaaaggttcccttttctccacaccctctccagcgtttatcatttAGGAATTTTTCATggtggccgttctgactggtgtgaggtggtacctcctTGTAGttctgctttgcatttctctgataattagcgatatcgATCAATAAGAGTTTGATTGCCTAATGTGTGCAGACAGTGGTGGGAGCGCAAATGAAACACCCCTTCTGCATGTGTGCACAACGTGCCTCCACCCCTGTGTGTCTAGTtaccaaataaaacaaactgaTCCGTGTCATGAGACGTACAACCTAATTGGCAAGGGCTCTCAGAGGGAGGAGCAAGGGGAGGATACGGTTCTCCGGAAGAGGTGGTCATTGTGTCCTTTCCTTGATGTGCGAGCTGGGAGGAGGAACCTTTGTTTACTCCTGTCTCCCAGCCCCATTGCTGCGGGGCAGGCGATGAACTCTTGATATACTTCCTCATTTTATTCTCAGGACTGACCTATGAAGGTGGTAAAATTATTCTCTTCTTTCATAGAGAGGGAAACTCCTCTGGAAGGTTGCTACATCTGAATCGAAGAGCCTCTCTCCTTAAGTTCTAGAACATCCCAGACAGACAACTCCTCCCTCCTACCTCTCCAGGCATCAGGCTGGTCCCCCGTATCCTCCTTGGGCTTGGATAAAATAAACTTGACATCTCTAACTTCAGCTTTAGCCTCTATGCAATTTGGGGGTGATATTGGGCTGttagttttttttggtttgagtttctttctttttctttttttaattagccTTTATTCAGTAGGTTAGATGGTGAGGTAAGCTTGCTAATGTGCCTTTTTAAGGCCATTCCTTTTAGCAGATAAAATTATGTGCTGGAAAGAATCTGGCTCCATCGTCGGTCATATGCTGCACTTTATAGCATAGTCCGCCAATATGGACAGGGGGCGTGTGTGGAAAAAGACAGGGCTAAGCGATTAAATTTTAagcactaaatatttattgacagagTATCTCTCCAGGCGGTGTTCACATGCTTAGAACTGACGATTTTAACTTGGCAGTGCTGTTTAAGCAAACAAACTCGGTCAGTTGAACTCAATGATTAACAGGAAGCTGGGGAGCGGACACACTTGCCAACCTTTgagctgggaggagaggctggggttGAGGTCTCAGAGCAGTGATTTGCAGAGTGGTCACTTCACCCCTTGGGGATTTTCCTGCAGGGAAAAGTGGGTACACTGGAGTCAGAACTTCCCTGAAGCAACTTGTTTTTGTGTAGAAACAGATTGCAGGTTAGCAGGGGACTGAGCAAAGCAAATCCAAGGGAGTCACTTCAGAAATGTGTCAGAGAAAGGTGGAAATGCAACGCAGCAGCGAATGAGGAcggaaggaagacagaaaagggaCGAGCACGTCAACTTGGGGATCGCGGAAAAGCCAGTCAGAACTCCATCTACCAAGAAGATGACTGTGGACTCTGAAGAAAATGTAAGTTAAATATATCTACACTCTGATCAGATCTCAAGAGACATTTTACTCAACCCCTGGTTCTGAATAATGGGCTCTTGGAAGCACggtcttttttgtgtgtctcttGTCACTACCCtggtttttgtatttgtttacaATAACGAGTTATGGGAGAATAAAGATTTTCTGAGAGCATCTCTGTCCAATGCTTCGCTATTAGCAAAAGCCTGTCATCAGATTGTTCAGGGGAAGGTTTTTTACCCCAGAGAGAATGCATTGAAAACTTCCCTCAGTGAACCTACCTGCTCTGAGTACATGGCTCAGAGTCACTATATAACAAAAACACTCTCTGAAGAGGAGGCTGCGTTCCCTTTGGCTTACATGATGACCATCCACAAAGACTTTGGCACTTTTGAGAGACTCTTCAGGGCAATTTACATGCCCCAAAATGTCTACTGTGTTCATGTGGATGAAAAGGCGAGAGATGCATTTAAAGATGCCGTGAAGCAATTACTGGGCTGCTTCCCAAATGCCTTTCTGGCTTCCAAGATGGAGCCAGTGGTCTATGGTGGGATTTCCAGGCTCCAGGCTGACCTGAACTGCCTGGAGAACCTGAGGGCCTCGGAGGTGCCCTGGAAGTACGCCATCAACACCTGCGGGCAAGATTTCCCCCTGAAAACCAATAGGGAAATCGTTCAGCATCTGAAAGGCTTTAAAGGGAAAAACATCACCCCAGGAGTGCTGCCTCCCGATCATGCGATTGGACGGACCAAATACGTCCACCAAGAACTATTAAGCAAAACAAATTCCTACGTGATTAAAACCTCAAAACTGAAAACTCCAGCCCCTCACAACATGACCATCTACTTTGGCTCTGCCTATGTGGCCCTCACAAGGGAATTCGCTAGCTTTGTCCTTCAAGACCAGCATGCACTTGACTTACTGTCCTGGTCCAAAGACACCTACAGCCCTGATGAACATTTCTGGGTCACACTCAATAGGATTCCGGGTATGTCTGTCtcttaacttttgtttttatgaatCAACATTGTGTGGTTAAACCGGAACAAACTGCTGAAaaacagtaaataataataataataacattttaaagatctttaCAGTTTCaagtgttaatttaaaaaaatcttgataaATGACAAGACCccacagtatagcacagggatctatattcagtatcttgtaataaattataatggaaaagaatctgaaaaataacatatatataactgaatcactttgctgtataccagaagctaacacaacattgtaaattaactatacttccgttaaaaaaaatctttacagcAGCTCTGCTCACAGAGTGGGTGATATaattcatctccattttacagatgaggaaactgaggcataatgGTCAGCAGGGCAGAGGTCTGACTGTCTGACTTGATTTTGCTGATATACCAAGATGCCTTTCTGAGCCCATAGACCCACTGCAAATGGGGGCAAAGGATTGAGGGAGCAATGCAAAGGAAAGATTAAACCCAACTCTCCTTTAAATGTGATGGCATTTAAAACCAGGaataaacattataaattaaaCTAAATTTGCATGGCAActcaaacattttaataatacttttgCCCCTGCTGAAGCTCCCATAGCTAAATTCACATCCTTTCAAAATGAGAGCAACTTTAGAATTTTTCATTTGCAAGTTCTTTCCTGGAGTGGAATCTGAAATTTAGAGCATCTTAAAGATGGCTAGACCAGTGCCTTCTTTTATGGACAATTAAACTTCAGTGTAGTTACATGATGTGTTCAAATTTCCCAACCAATAAGTAAATGTGCCAATTATCAACCAGGTCTCCTAAGCCTAAGGTTCAAGTTGACTTTTGATTAGGTCTCAGTTGTTCCTAAATTAATTCCACCTTTCATTGGTCCAAGTTCCTAATGATTTGAATAATCTCAAATTGTTTACAGTGAACCAATTCAGTTCTGCTGGTTCAATTcgaaataaaaattcagattcacAGTTCAAAGGGAAAGTAACTTGAATTAATGTGAGGATCAGGGTCATGGTTTCTTGACATGAGTGGTTCAACCCTGGATGCATTTTACATTTGCCTAGAgcttttataaatacatttcctGAATTCCTGGGTGGACCTAGCCTTCAGTACTCGTTCAACCTCCAGGAAATTCTCAGGAACAGCCAGGGCTGTGAACCATTGTGGATGCTTGCTTTTGatgttggaacacaaagcttcctAGACTTAGAATGCTTTTGAAATCTGTGGTTTTCCCAGAGCAGGAAGGGGTAATGTTGTAGTGATGAAAGAAATCAGGGCTCAAGTACATgctgtaaagattttttttttttcctgtggaactGTAGCAACCAGAATAAGGGAAGTGAAAGCTCCACTTCTGTCTGATGTGTTGCTTAAACCAAGTATGATGTGGACTGTTCAGGTCTGGGCACCAAACTTTACGGGGAGACATTGACAAAGCAGATTCCCAAGAGAGCAGCTAAGAAGGTTAAAAGGCCAgaccccatttttttttttcccacataattAAAAGATCTGCTCATGAGAGAGAAGTTAGATCAACTCTGTAGTTTTAGAAGAAGAACCAGCGTCAGTGGCAGGAGACACAAGAACCCATCGATCTGGGATTAGAATGGGTAGCTTGCTCAGTGGTGAACAAGCCCAAGGgatgggcaggggcagaggcagaggctggagaaaCACTGTAAACTAATTTATCAAGTGTTGGACAAGATGGCCTGCGCGTCTCTTCCACTCTGAGAGTCCACGATTCTAACTCATGATTCTAATCAGTTTATTGAGCAGACACTTGAGTTAACACCTTGGCTGCTCAACATGATTTACCTATCGGAACTGGATTTTTACACCTCTGGTAGAGATCAGCAGTGATAGGTCAGCGAAacagtggaaaagaaatggactgctctgcacattttaaaaaatttaagagtgAGCCCTTGAAATGGTTTCTGTTATGTGTATGAAGGATCCTTACTAGAGGCTGGTGGCCCCTCACTGGCCCAGCCAGCTCTTGCAGGATCTGGATCAGGCTTGAGTGTAGGGTTCGGTCctgaggaggtgagggagctAGAAACTTAGGTGGCTGTCTGGTTTAACTGTTACTCCTGCTGTGTGAAAATCTGGGTCATTTCTGTTTTGAGAGTCCTTCTTAGTCGATGTCTGAGTTTGTTGGTTGTTTTGGACATTTTAAGATCGTTCTGGTCGACTGCAGTGACTGAGGGCTTACTGGAATTCTAAAAGCAgtaatgctaattcaaaaagatacatgcacccttatgttcatttctgcattatttataatagccaagatttggaaacaacctaaatgtccatcaatggatgaatggataaagaagatgtgatatagatatggatatagtggaatattactcagccataaaaaggatggaatcttgctatttgtgacaacatagttGGGCCGAgagggtactatgctaagtgcagtaagccagacgtggaaagacaaataccatatgatttcacttacattgtgaaattaaaaaaaacaaaacatgataaaacaaccaaacagaaagagagtcatagatacagagaacaaacaggtggttgccagaggggaggagggtgcagagagaagagaaacagggagatgaagacatacaaacttccagttacaaaataaaccAGTCATGactatgaaatgtacagtgtgaggCATATATTCA includes the following:
- the GCNT2 gene encoding N-acetyllactosaminide beta-1,6-N-acetylglucosaminyl-transferase isoform X7, with amino-acid sequence MGSWKHGLFCVSLVTTLVFVFVYNNELWENKDFLRASLSNASLLAKACHQIVQGKVFYPRENALKTSLSEPTCSEYMAQSHYITKTLSEEEAAFPLAYMMTIHKDFGTFERLFRAIYMPQNVYCVHVDEKARDAFKDAVKQLLGCFPNAFLASKMEPVVYGGISRLQADLNCLENLRASEVPWKYAINTCGQDFPLKTNREIVQHLKGFKGKNITPGVLPPDHAIGRTKYVHQELLSKTNSYVIKTSKLKTPAPHNMTIYFGSAYVALTREFASFVLQDQHALDLLSWSKDTYSPDEHFWVTLNRIPGMSQGCSSLSVSVCAQK
- the GCNT2 gene encoding N-acetyllactosaminide beta-1,6-N-acetylglucosaminyl-transferase isoform X6: MGSWKHGLFCVSLVTTLVFVFVYNNELWENKDFLRASLSNASLLAKACHQIVQGKVFYPRENALKTSLSEPTCSEYMAQSHYITKTLSEEEAAFPLAYMMTIHKDFGTFERLFRAIYMPQNVYCVHVDEKARDAFKDAVKQLLGCFPNAFLASKMEPVVYGGISRLQADLNCLENLRASEVPWKYAINTCGQDFPLKTNREIVQHLKGFKGKNITPGVLPPDHAIGRTKYVHQELLSKTNSYVIKTSKLKTPAPHNMTIYFGSAYVALTREFASFVLQDQHALDLLSWSKDTYSPDEHFWVTLNRIPDCLLPMPQLHPGEFSCKFF
- the GCNT2 gene encoding N-acetyllactosaminide beta-1,6-N-acetylglucosaminyl-transferase isoform X2; its protein translation is MGSWKHGLFCVSLVTTLVFVFVYNNELWENKDFLRASLSNASLLAKACHQIVQGKVFYPRENALKTSLSEPTCSEYMAQSHYITKTLSEEEAAFPLAYMMTIHKDFGTFERLFRAIYMPQNVYCVHVDEKARDAFKDAVKQLLGCFPNAFLASKMEPVVYGGISRLQADLNCLENLRASEVPWKYAINTCGQDFPLKTNREIVQHLKGFKGKNITPGVLPPDHAIGRTKYVHQELLSKTNSYVIKTSKLKTPAPHNMTIYFGSAYVALTREFASFVLQDQHALDLLSWSKDTYSPDEHFWVTLNRIPGVPGSMPNASWAGNLRAIKWIDMEDKHGGCHGHYVHGICIYGNGDLKWLINSSSLFANKFELTTYPLTVECLELRLRERTLNQSEVAIQPSWYF